A segment of the Acidobacteriota bacterium genome:
GGAGCCGCATCAGCTCCGCCACGGCGATGGCGGGGTGGGTGTCGTTGAGCTGGGCGGCGAAGCGCTCCGGGAGCCGCTCGAGGTCCGTCTCCTTCACCAGGAAAACGGCGAGGAGGTTCTGCAGGGCGCAGGAGGCGAGGAAGTACTGCTGCTTGAGGCGGAGTTCGCGCCCCGCCAGGGGTTCGTCGTTGGGGTAGAGCACCTTGGACAGGTTCTCCGAGACCATCTTCTCGTGGACGGCGCCGTAGTAGTCCCCCACGTTGAAGGCCCGGAAGCTGAAGGACTCCACGGCCTCCGCCTTGAAGAGCCGCATCAGGCTCACCGTGCCCGTCCGGTAGCCCGGGATCACGACGTCGTAGGCCACCCCCTTGACCACCTGGTCCGGCTTCCAGCGGACCCGGGTGTGCCCGTCCGGGTCGCGGTACCACTCGGTGTGCCCCCCGAAGCGGACGTCGTAGGCGATTTCCGGGTGGGGCATCTCCCAGACGAAACCGCGGCGGAGCCACTTGTCGGTGAGTTCCTCCTGCCAGCCGGCCCGGATGTCCTGGCGGAAGATCCCGAACTCGTACCGGATGCCGTACCCGATGGCCGGCACGCCCAGCGTGGCGGTCGAATCGAGGAAGCAGGAGGCCAGCCGGCCCAGCCCCCCGTTCCCGAGGCCCGGCTCCTCCTCGCAGGCCAGGACGGCGTCGAAGTCCTTGCCCAGCCCCGCCACCGCCTCCCGCACGACCTCGTAGAGGCCCAGGTTCACCAGGTTGTTCCCGAGCTGCGGCCCGGCGAGGTACTCCGCGGATAGGTAGGCCAGCATCCGGGGCTCCTCGTGGTAACAGAACTCGACCCCGGCTTTCCAGTGCCGCATCATGAGGTCCCTCACGGTGTAGGCCACTGCCTGGTAGTAGTCGTTGAGCGTCGCCAGTTCGGGGATGCGCCCCCGCATCGTGGTGAGATGATCCAGTATGGCCGCCTGAATATCCGCTGCCTTCACCGTGATGTCTTGCATGGGTTCCTCGCCGGACGGGATTTGAAAAGAACGATTTCAGTGTCTCACAACCGCCGGGGTTCTTCAACAGCTTTCGCCGCGGCAGGCGCTTGGGCGGCTGCGTTCATGACAGTAAAAGAGGCTTTTATTCATTTCCCCCGCGCGCCGCCGGGGGTGAAGCGTGCTCCGAAGCACCCTTCCGGCCGGCGGCGCGCGGGGGAGGAGAATCATTATAACTACCTTTTCTACAAACATTTCACCCCTGACGGGGTGAGGACGCAGAGGGCATGATCCCGGCGGGGTGGAGACGCGGCAGGCACGCCCCACACGGGATGAGGACGCAGAGGGCATGATCCCGGCGGGGTGGAGACGCGGCAGGCACGCCCCACACGGGATGAGGACGCGGCAGGCACGATCCCGGTGGGTCGGGACGCGGCGGGCACGACCAATGCGCGGTGAAGACACGAAAGGCCACGATCCGCACGGAACAAAGGGGTGGCGAGGTCGATTCAGGATCAGGACACCCACCCATTGCCGAGGGGGGCGTTCCGTGCTCATGAAGCTTTCGCAAAAGCGTTGCCCATTCACGCAAGACAGAGGGGGCGATCTCTCGAAACGTCGGCCGGGATAGGTATTGCTTTCCCCTCTGAAACAAGGTAACGTTACCTGTTTTGACGGTCCCGGGTCGCCCGCCCCGCCGGCCGGCCCGGGGACCGCCCCATCCGACCGCACGGAGACGTCCATGAAGCGAATCATGACCGCGGCCGCGCCCCTGGTTCTCCTGGCCTGCCTGACCGCCGGGCTGGGCGCCCTGACACCGGACGAAGTCCGGCAGCACGACCTGCCCAACGGCCTGAAGGTGCTCCTGGTTCCCCGGCACAACATCCCCAGCGTCGCGCTGTACACCTTCTTCCGCGTCGGCTCGCGGAACGAGCGGGTCGGCCTGACGGGCGTGTCCCACTTCATCGAGCACATGATGTTCAACGGGTCGAAAAACGTGCCCCCCGGCGAGTTCGACCGGATCATGGAGTTCCACGGCGGGTCCAACAACGCCTACACCGGGGACGACATGACCGCCTACACCGACTGGTTCCCGCCCGAGGCCCTCGAGCCCATGATCCGAATCGAGGCCGACCGGATGCAGGGCCTGCGCTTCGACCCGAAGGTCCTGGAGTCCGAGCGGAGCGTGGTGGCCAACGAACGCCGGCTGACCACCGAGAACGACAACCGGAGCCTCCTCAACGAGCACCTCCGGGCCACCGCCATCATGGCGCACCCCTACCACTGGGACGTGATCGGGTGGATGAGCGACATCCTCTCCTGGCGCCGGGACGAGATCGTAGCCTACTACCGCACTTACTACGCCCCCAACAACGCCGTGCTGATCCTGGTGGGGGATTTCGATCCCGCCAGGGCCATCGGCCTGATCCGGAAGCACTTCGGGGCCATCCGGCGCGTCCCGCCCCCGCCGCCGGTTTCCACCGTGGAACCGCCCCAGATGGGCATCCGCCGCGTGGTTGTCCGGAAGCAGTCCCAGGCGCCGCTCCTGATGCTGGCCTTCCGGGGCGTCGCCTGCACGGACAAGGACTTCCCCGCCCTCCAGGCGCTCGAATCCGCCCTCCTGGACGGGGAGAGCAGCCGCCTCTACCGCCGCCTGGTCTGGCAGGAGCAGTCCGCCCTGTCGGTTCGGGGCGGCATCGAGGAGAACCTCGACCCCTACCTCTTCACCATCGTCGTCCAGCCCAAACCCGGCGCCGACCTGGCCCTCGTCGAGCGGCAGGTCCTCGAGGAGATCGAGAAGGTGCGCACGGACGGCGTGTCGGAGCGGGAAGTCCAGAAGGCCGTCAACGGCATCCGCTCGGCCCACTACCGGCGGCTCCAGAGCCAGGCCGACATCGCCAACGCCCTGGGGAGGGCGGAACTGCTCCACGGCGACTGGAAGAAGCTCTTCGATTTTTCCGCCCGGTACGACAAGCTCGGGCCCGAAGCCGTCCGCGGGGCCGCGGCCCGGTACCTGGTGGAGGACGCCCTGACGGTGGGCACGCTGATCCCCAAGGAGAACTGACCATGAAGAAGACCGCGAGCCTCTCCGCCCTTGCCCTCCTCGCCACCTTCACCCTCCGGGCCGGCGAGTTCCGCCTGCCCCCCCCGGAGGTCTTCACCCTCGACAACGGGATGACCGTGCTCTACCGCCTCGACCGGACCGCCCCCCTGGTCAGCTTCCAGGCCATCCTCGGCGGCGCGGGGACGGCGGACGAGCCCCAGGGGAAGGAGGGCGTCGCCGGCCTGACCGCGGACCTGCTGCTCAAGGGGTGCGGCGGGAAGAGCGCCCAGGCCGTGGCGGAGGCCATCGACTTCATGGGGGCGTCCCTCACGATGAGCTCCGACGCCGAAAGTGCCCAGATGAGCGGCCTGTGCCTCCGGGAACACTTCCCCGTCCTGCTCGACCTCGCGTCCGCCGCCCTGACCACCCCCGATCTCCCCGCCGACGAGTTCGAGCGGGAGCGGGCCCGGCGCCGGGAGTCCTTCAAATCCCTCAAGGACGACGCCCACGCCGCCATCCGGCCCTACTTCATGAAGGCCTACTTCGCCGGGCACCCCCTCGGCCGCCTCGCCCTGGGCACCGAGGCCTCTCTCGGCGCGCTCGGGCCCGACGACGTCAAGGCGTTCTACAAGGCCTGCTACCGGCCCGACCGGATGATTCTCTGCGTGGTGGGCGACATTTCCCCGGACGACCTGAAGGCGGCCCTCGGGAGAACCCTGGGGACCTGGGCCCGGCCCGCCGCCCCCGCCGGGGCGCCGAGCCTCCCCGAGTTCCCGAAACCGTCCGGACGCCGGCTCCTGCTGGTGGACAAGCCGGACCTCAACCAGAGCTTCTTCATCCTGGGCGGGCCCGGCTTCGCCTTCGGCGACCCCGTGGAACCCCGTGCGCAGGTCTTCAACACCCTGTTCGGCGACCGCTTCACGTCCTGGCTCAACACCGAGCTTCGCATCAAGCGCGGCCTCACCTACGGCGCCGGCAGCGCATTCCAGGGCTGGCGCAACGGCGGTCTCTTCACCATCGCCTCCTACACGAAAAACGAGGACCTCGGCACGATGCTGGACATCACCCTCGACCTGATGAAGAAGGCGCGGGAGCAGGGCTTCGCCGCCGCCGACGTGGAGAGCGCCCGGAACTACATCCGGGGGCAGACCCCCCTGGACCTCGAGACCGCCGGCCAGCAGGCCGACGCCTACGCCCAGCTCCGCTTCTACGGGATCGGCTGGGATTACTTCGACCGCTTCCTCGCGGAAGTGTCCCGGGTGACGCCGGCCGCCGTCGCCGACGCGGCGAAGCGGCTGGTCCCCTCGGAGGACTTCACCCTGGTGGTGCTGGGCAAGGCGGAGGCGGTCCTGCCGATCCTGGAGAAATACGGCAAGTTCGAGGTCCGCAAGATCTCCGACCCGGGCTTCTGAAAGTACGCGCCGCCTGCCGGGCGGCGCTTTGTCTTTCCCCTTGGCGCCTTCCGGCAGAAGGCGCCTACCGTACGCGCCGCCTGCCGGGCGGCGCTTTGTCTTTCCCTGGCGCCTTCCGGCAGAAGGCGCCTACTGTACGCGCCGCCTGCCGGGCGGCGCTTTGTCTTTCCCTGGCGCCTTCCGGCAGAAGGCGCCTACCGTACCCGCCGCCTGCCGGGCGGCGCACGTTCTCCCCCCCGGGGACGGCGATCACCTTCGTGTGCAACCGCTGGACCCGGTCACCGGCGTGCACTTGGAGGAGATCCGTCTTTTGATATCTTTGGTTTCATGATCTGAAATGATTTCTTTCACACATCTTTTCTATTACAGGGCAAAGGAGAAAGCAAACCCGATAATCGTCTTGGCAAAACCAATACGCTGAGGGTGCTTCAGCCTACAGCCTAAACCCCTACAGCCTAAACCCCTACAGCCTACTTCAGTGCCCCCGGATCTCCGTCCAGGCCTTCGTCAGGGGGTCGAGAAAGCGGCCCACGTCATGGAAAAGCGGGTACTTCCCGAACCCCCCGCCGGGCGCGAAGAGGGTGGGGTGATCCCGCAGGTCCGGCGGGAGGAGCTTGAACGCCTCGGGGTTGGGCATGGCATAACAGATGAAGTTCATGTTGCGGGCCGAGACCTCGGGGCGGAGGAGGTAATTGATGAAGATCTCCACCTCCCTCGCGTTCTTCGAACTCCCGGGGATGCAGAAGTTGTCCACGAACATCTGGCACCCCTCCCGGGGGAAGGCCAACCTGAACCGCTTCGGGTCCTCCCGGCACAGCTTGACCCCCTCGCCGGACCACACCTGGGCGAGCCAGATCTCCCCCGAGCGGAGCATGTCCTTGAAGAGGGCGCTCTCGTACTTTCTAAGAAGCGGCTTCTGCTTCAGGAGCAGGGCCTTGGCCCGGGCGAGGTGGGCGGGGTCCGTGTCGTTGATGGAGTAACCGAGGAGCAGGTAGGCGACGGCGAAGACCGGCCGCATCTCGGCGACGAAGGTCATCCGTTCCCTGTAGGCGGGGTCCCAGAAGACCTTCCAGGAGTCCACCGGCTCCCGGACCTTGTCGGCGTTGTAGGCGATGGCCACGAGCCCCCACGCGTAGGGAACGTAGTACCGTCCGGAGGGGTCGAAGGAGAGGGCCCGGAAGCCGGGGTCCAGGTACCGGGCGTTGGGGATGTTCCCGAAGTCCAGCGGGCGCAGGTGCCCCTGCTTGATCATGATCTCCACGAAGTGGTCGCTGACCATCATCAGGTCCTCGGAGCAGGTGCCGGTGTCGAGCTTGGTGAGCAGTTCGTTGACGTCGCCGAAGTAGTCCATCACCACCTCGATCCCGGTCTCCTTCCGGAAATCCTCCAGGATCGACTCGTCGAAGTACTCCGAGTAGTTGGCGAAGTGGATCACCTTGTGCCGGGGGGCGGCCAGGCAGAGGAAGGCCACGAGCCCCGCGGTCAGGGTCAACAGGCCCCCCGTGACCCAGCGAAGCTTTCCCTCGAGCCGATCCCGCTTCAGGGCGAGGAGCCCCCCGCCGGCCACGGCGGCGCAGGTCACGAGGATCAGGAGGGTGGAGACCGCGTTGATGGACGGGTTGATCCCGTACTTGAGCATGGAGTAGACCTTCAGGGGGAAGGTGGTGAACCCGGCCCCCGTGGTGAAGAAGGTCACGACGAAGTCGTCGATGCTGAGGGCGAAGGCGAAGAGGGCCGCCGAGACGATGCCGGCGGAGATGTTGGGCAGGACCACGTCGAAGAAGGCCCGGACCGGCCTCGCCCCGAGGTCCAGCGCCGCGTGCTCGATCTCCCGGTCGAAGTTGAGGACCGACGTGAGCACGATGATGATGACGAAGGAGAGGCTGAAGGTGACGTGGGCGCAGGTGACGGAGAGGAGCCCCAGGGGGAGGCGGATCACCATGAACAGGATGAGCAGCGCCACGCCGAAGACGATCTCGGGGAGGATGATGGGGATGTGCACCAGGTTCCGGAGCAGCGCCCGCCCCCGGAACCGGCGGGCCCCGATCGCCAGGGCGGCCAGGGTGCCCAGAACGGTGGAGATGAGGGTGCTCAGGACCGCCACCAGGAGCGAGTTCCGGACGGAGATCCACAGGGAGGTGTCCCGGAAGGCCTTCCCGTACCATTCCACGGAGAACCCGCCCCACTGGGTGACGTTTTTCGACGCGTTGAACGAGAACAGGATGAGCAGGACGAGGGGCGTCAGGAGGAAGAGGAGCCCGGCGAAGAAGAGCACCCGGACCCAGGGGCTTTGGCCGATGCGGAGGTCGTTGCGCCCGGACACGGCGTCCCCCTAGCTCGTCGCCCAGCGGTCGGCGTAGCGGAGGTAGAGGTAGACGAAGACCATGATCACGGCGATCAGGACGGTGGAGAGGGCCGACCCCAGCGGCCAGTTCCGCGCCACGGTGAACTGGTCG
Coding sequences within it:
- a CDS encoding insulinase family protein → MKRIMTAAAPLVLLACLTAGLGALTPDEVRQHDLPNGLKVLLVPRHNIPSVALYTFFRVGSRNERVGLTGVSHFIEHMMFNGSKNVPPGEFDRIMEFHGGSNNAYTGDDMTAYTDWFPPEALEPMIRIEADRMQGLRFDPKVLESERSVVANERRLTTENDNRSLLNEHLRATAIMAHPYHWDVIGWMSDILSWRRDEIVAYYRTYYAPNNAVLILVGDFDPARAIGLIRKHFGAIRRVPPPPPVSTVEPPQMGIRRVVVRKQSQAPLLMLAFRGVACTDKDFPALQALESALLDGESSRLYRRLVWQEQSALSVRGGIEENLDPYLFTIVVQPKPGADLALVERQVLEEIEKVRTDGVSEREVQKAVNGIRSAHYRRLQSQADIANALGRAELLHGDWKKLFDFSARYDKLGPEAVRGAAARYLVEDALTVGTLIPKEN
- a CDS encoding insulinase family protein; protein product: MKKTASLSALALLATFTLRAGEFRLPPPEVFTLDNGMTVLYRLDRTAPLVSFQAILGGAGTADEPQGKEGVAGLTADLLLKGCGGKSAQAVAEAIDFMGASLTMSSDAESAQMSGLCLREHFPVLLDLASAALTTPDLPADEFERERARRRESFKSLKDDAHAAIRPYFMKAYFAGHPLGRLALGTEASLGALGPDDVKAFYKACYRPDRMILCVVGDISPDDLKAALGRTLGTWARPAAPAGAPSLPEFPKPSGRRLLLVDKPDLNQSFFILGGPGFAFGDPVEPRAQVFNTLFGDRFTSWLNTELRIKRGLTYGAGSAFQGWRNGGLFTIASYTKNEDLGTMLDITLDLMKKAREQGFAAADVESARNYIRGQTPLDLETAGQQADAYAQLRFYGIGWDYFDRFLAEVSRVTPAAVADAAKRLVPSEDFTLVVLGKAEAVLPILEKYGKFEVRKISDPGF
- a CDS encoding extracellular solute-binding protein, which gives rise to MSGRNDLRIGQSPWVRVLFFAGLLFLLTPLVLLILFSFNASKNVTQWGGFSVEWYGKAFRDTSLWISVRNSLLVAVLSTLISTVLGTLAALAIGARRFRGRALLRNLVHIPIILPEIVFGVALLILFMVIRLPLGLLSVTCAHVTFSLSFVIIIVLTSVLNFDREIEHAALDLGARPVRAFFDVVLPNISAGIVSAALFAFALSIDDFVVTFFTTGAGFTTFPLKVYSMLKYGINPSINAVSTLLILVTCAAVAGGGLLALKRDRLEGKLRWVTGGLLTLTAGLVAFLCLAAPRHKVIHFANYSEYFDESILEDFRKETGIEVVMDYFGDVNELLTKLDTGTCSEDLMMVSDHFVEIMIKQGHLRPLDFGNIPNARYLDPGFRALSFDPSGRYYVPYAWGLVAIAYNADKVREPVDSWKVFWDPAYRERMTFVAEMRPVFAVAYLLLGYSINDTDPAHLARAKALLLKQKPLLRKYESALFKDMLRSGEIWLAQVWSGEGVKLCREDPKRFRLAFPREGCQMFVDNFCIPGSSKNAREVEIFINYLLRPEVSARNMNFICYAMPNPEAFKLLPPDLRDHPTLFAPGGGFGKYPLFHDVGRFLDPLTKAWTEIRGH